The Paenibacillus sp. MBLB1832 genome has a window encoding:
- a CDS encoding M24 family metallopeptidase, with protein sequence MTIYLERQQWLQNEMRKRGWSGFLVTHNVDIYYYCGSMQTGYLFIPTEGEAVYLVRRSLVRAEAEAAVAVEALGSLKTLGERLRARCAGAGVDAAAGETPLRIGTELDVLPVQLYVRLQTALPGAVWEDGSLLVREQRMIKSPDEVAAIRAAARVADGALEAVIPHIREGMAEFELMALIEHQLRLRGHQGLMRMRAYNSELITGMVASGASAAVPTYFDGPAGGTGLHPSSPQSSGRTLLRHGDPILVDIGCTIDGYLIDQTRTFVIGALDPELQRAYDVAEEVLRATEARLQPGVIAEHLYLLALDQVQEAGLSAHFMGYGADQVKFLGHGIGLEIDELPVLAKGFKTPLAPGMVIAIEPKFTFPGRGVVGVEDTYLITEGGFEKLTVSREGLRRI encoded by the coding sequence ATGACGATTTATCTGGAGAGGCAGCAATGGCTGCAAAATGAAATGCGCAAACGCGGATGGTCAGGCTTCCTGGTCACGCACAATGTCGATATATATTATTACTGCGGCTCGATGCAGACGGGGTATTTGTTTATTCCGACGGAGGGCGAAGCTGTCTATCTCGTGCGTCGGAGTTTGGTGCGCGCGGAGGCGGAGGCCGCAGTGGCGGTTGAGGCGCTAGGCTCGCTGAAGACGCTCGGCGAGCGGCTTCGCGCGCGCTGCGCGGGCGCGGGTGTGGATGCGGCAGCGGGTGAAACACCGCTGCGCATCGGCACGGAGCTGGACGTGTTGCCCGTCCAGCTGTACGTGCGCTTGCAGACCGCGCTGCCCGGCGCGGTCTGGGAGGACGGCTCGCTGCTCGTGCGAGAGCAGCGTATGATCAAATCGCCGGACGAAGTCGCGGCGATTCGGGCTGCCGCGCGCGTCGCAGACGGCGCGCTGGAGGCGGTCATCCCCCACATTCGTGAGGGGATGGCGGAGTTCGAGCTGATGGCGCTCATCGAGCATCAGCTCCGGCTGCGGGGGCACCAAGGGCTGATGCGCATGCGCGCGTACAATTCCGAGTTGATCACCGGAATGGTCGCGTCAGGCGCATCGGCAGCGGTGCCCACCTATTTTGACGGGCCGGCCGGGGGCACAGGGCTCCACCCGTCCAGCCCGCAAAGCTCAGGCCGCACGCTGCTTCGGCACGGCGACCCGATCCTCGTCGATATAGGCTGCACCATCGACGGCTATCTCATCGATCAGACGCGCACGTTCGTGATCGGCGCTCTAGACCCTGAGCTGCAGCGAGCCTACGACGTGGCGGAGGAAGTCCTCCGTGCCACAGAAGCCAGGCTGCAGCCTGGCGTGATCGCCGAGCATCTGTACCTGCTCGCGCTGGATCAAGTGCAAGAAGCGGGACTAAGCGCCCACTTCATGGGGTACGGCGCGGACCAAGTGAAATTCCTTGGTCACGGCATCGGGCTCGAAATCGATGAGCTGCCCGTTCTCGCCAAGGGTTTCAAAACCCCGCTGGCCCCAGGCATGGTCATCGCGATTGAGCCCAAGTTCACCTTCCCTGGGCGCGGTGTTGTCGGTGTGGAAGACACGTATCTCATCACCGAAGGTGGATTCGAGAAATTGACGGTATCCCGTGAGGGCCTACGTCGGATATAA
- the clpP gene encoding ATP-dependent Clp endopeptidase proteolytic subunit ClpP produces MSFIPMVVEQTARGERSYDIYSRLLKDRIVFLGTEVNDQVANAIIAQLLFLSAEDPEKDISLYINSPGGSTSAGLAIYDTMNFIKPDVSTICVGMAASMGAVLLTAGAPGKRFALPNAEVMIHQPWGGTQGQASDIQIRTQHILKTRSILNRILSETTKQPLDKIERDTDRDYFLEAEDARVYGLIDKVIERI; encoded by the coding sequence ATGAGCTTTATACCTATGGTTGTTGAACAAACCGCACGCGGAGAGCGTTCGTACGATATTTATTCCCGTTTGCTTAAGGATCGCATCGTATTCCTCGGCACAGAAGTGAACGATCAAGTCGCCAATGCGATTATTGCCCAGCTGCTATTCCTTTCCGCAGAAGATCCGGAGAAAGATATTTCCCTCTACATCAACTCGCCAGGCGGCTCCACATCTGCGGGACTTGCGATTTATGACACGATGAACTTCATTAAACCAGATGTCTCCACCATCTGTGTGGGGATGGCGGCTTCCATGGGAGCTGTTCTGCTCACCGCGGGGGCGCCAGGCAAACGCTTCGCGCTACCAAATGCAGAGGTGATGATCCACCAACCTTGGGGAGGCACGCAGGGGCAAGCGAGTGATATTCAAATTCGCACCCAGCACATCCTCAAAACGCGCAGTATCCTCAATCGCATCCTCTCCGAGACGACCAAACAACCGCTCGATAAAATCGAGCGGGATACTGATCGCGATTATTTCCTAGAAGCGGAAGATGCGCGGGTGTATGGGTTAATTGATAAGGTGATTGAGCGGATTTAG